Proteins encoded within one genomic window of Hahella chejuensis KCTC 2396:
- the dptF gene encoding DNA phosphorothioation-dependent restriction protein DptF, whose protein sequence is MNFHALLGTLAKSSAQAVSTLKKHSPDIEALRSYLYVKTEIETRFVDALNQRLPIGTILFLCGSSGDGKSEILRRHYDKFSVDNRFYLDATHSFKPDQNAVEALDQLFDEHNASNKPLIVGINIGMMFNFQNTGADRHAAIKEAIGRFIKGDRDVGRYRFLSFEDYPKFSLEEGKVGSDFISKLLAKVTASSSENPLYAAYLCDEKNHHKLEYQNYRILQEESVQKLIVKTLLYVRLKYDQFFSARAIMDFIHNLIAGDSILFDNLFSSSSGELSESLSHLDPCLRRTQKIDEFVVQRSLNISDREFEYFKIEYQARYGAVEMSPRSWIRAFYLLRYIDLGNNYHQKFSLDFENIIFEDYINIWQLHHSLSDKKKLRGFYNKTLIASLTKFANRLVPKLVGDGLYLAERNGVTISATVSIGMDSKALEESNSGQIHCFKAALKVEDKSIEPFPITVSFLELTERILAGYRPNRHDKNTVVILEEVVEKITKIASKSKALYFHKDGGDWSLQFEDDEFVAETY, encoded by the coding sequence ATGAATTTTCATGCTCTCTTAGGAACACTGGCAAAGTCTTCTGCCCAAGCAGTATCCACGCTCAAAAAACATTCTCCCGACATTGAGGCATTACGCTCCTATCTATATGTAAAAACTGAGATAGAAACGCGATTTGTAGATGCACTAAACCAGCGCTTACCCATAGGTACAATATTATTTTTATGCGGCTCTAGCGGTGATGGAAAATCGGAGATATTACGTCGCCACTACGATAAATTCTCCGTGGATAACCGTTTCTACCTTGATGCAACACACAGCTTTAAACCGGATCAAAATGCAGTAGAAGCACTTGATCAACTATTCGATGAACACAATGCCTCCAATAAGCCCCTTATAGTAGGTATTAATATCGGAATGATGTTCAACTTCCAAAATACTGGCGCTGACCGTCATGCCGCAATCAAGGAGGCAATAGGTAGGTTTATTAAAGGTGATCGTGATGTGGGCCGTTATCGTTTTCTGAGTTTTGAGGACTATCCGAAGTTCAGTTTGGAAGAAGGCAAGGTAGGGTCAGATTTCATTTCCAAGCTTCTGGCCAAGGTCACCGCTAGTAGCAGTGAAAATCCTTTATACGCCGCTTACCTTTGTGATGAGAAAAATCATCACAAACTCGAGTATCAGAACTACCGGATACTTCAGGAAGAGAGTGTCCAAAAACTTATAGTAAAAACATTGCTTTATGTTCGTTTAAAGTACGACCAATTTTTTTCCGCGCGCGCCATTATGGATTTTATTCATAATCTAATTGCTGGCGATTCAATACTGTTTGATAATCTATTTTCTTCCAGCTCTGGTGAGCTGTCTGAAAGCTTGTCCCATCTTGATCCGTGTTTGCGGCGTACCCAGAAAATAGATGAATTTGTTGTACAGCGTTCGCTCAATATTAGTGATAGGGAATTTGAATATTTCAAAATCGAGTATCAGGCGCGTTATGGCGCTGTAGAAATGTCGCCTAGAAGTTGGATAAGAGCATTCTATCTTCTTCGGTACATTGATTTAGGAAATAATTATCATCAGAAGTTCTCCTTAGACTTCGAGAATATTATTTTCGAAGACTACATCAATATCTGGCAGTTACATCATTCATTATCGGACAAGAAAAAGCTAAGAGGGTTTTACAATAAAACACTTATCGCAAGCCTTACTAAATTTGCGAACCGGCTAGTTCCAAAACTGGTTGGCGATGGTCTTTATCTCGCTGAACGGAACGGAGTAACGATATCGGCAACAGTGAGTATCGGTATGGATTCCAAAGCGCTCGAAGAGTCAAACTCTGGTCAGATACATTGTTTTAAAGCTGCTCTCAAAGTTGAAGATAAATCTATAGAGCCATTTCCTATAACGGTCTCATTTCTGGAGCTGACTGAACGAATCTTGGCAGGTTACAGGCCTAATAGGCATGATAAAAATACAGTGGTTATTCTTGAAGAGGTCGTCGAAAAAATAACCAAAATCGCTTCAAAAAGTAAAGCTTTATACTTTCACAAAGATGGCGGTGACTGGTCTCTGCAGTTTGAAGATGATGAATTTGTAGCGGAGACCTACTAA
- a CDS encoding helix-turn-helix domain-containing protein, with amino-acid sequence MQRISCWRIEKASNMFLITSNATYMFTKMSSLLKQLKKRRLTLGLKQGDMMFRVGVSRQQYQRLESRGNPRLDTLELIAKGLNSELMLIPQEKLQTVLAVLEREPSAVNEELSKPRSPIDDNDGADLSADPWKNLLGED; translated from the coding sequence ATGCAACGCATAAGTTGCTGGCGCATAGAAAAAGCATCTAATATGTTTCTTATTACCTCAAATGCAACATATATGTTTACAAAGATGAGCTCACTACTCAAACAGTTAAAAAAGCGGCGACTGACGCTCGGTCTAAAGCAGGGCGATATGATGTTCCGCGTAGGCGTCTCCCGCCAGCAATATCAGCGCTTAGAGTCCAGAGGAAACCCCAGACTGGATACCCTGGAACTCATTGCGAAAGGGCTTAATAGCGAACTTATGCTGATCCCTCAAGAAAAACTCCAAACTGTTTTGGCTGTGCTTGAGAGAGAGCCATCTGCTGTTAACGAAGAGCTTTCTAAACCGCGAAGCCCTATAGACGATAATGATGGCGCAGACCTGTCTGCTGACCCTTGGAAAAACTTATTGGGGGAGGACTAG